From the Solea solea chromosome 7, fSolSol10.1, whole genome shotgun sequence genome, the window caccacacttgtccctccgtgttgacataataccgctcttcctccctcgcctgcactctcgcagggacaaggtggagctaaggtggcgCTAAGGTGGatctctcgaggtaaacttagtggtggggtggtaacattcgcggtgaaatgcgcatgctgccgtcataagcgcagggaattcaacatcgcttgttttatcgcctatacttacactaaggtggaccacgaaaaaaggactgagtattctttttctggttgatgtcttcatcatgactatttttaacatggatttgAACTTTCTTTCGGCATCCAGGCCTCCACCACTCCTTGTGGTCTCCAAGCACAAGCATTTGAACTGGATGGAACATGCTAACATCAGTTTCATAATTAATAAGTAATAGATCGACTGTGATATgatcacactcactgtgattATAATACTCTTATAGAGGTCAAAGTTCACCAAGTTATTCGTGCATCATCAGGATGGGGGTCAAAAGACTATGTGCCAAGTTTGGTTTGGATAAATAATAACCTTGCAGAGCTATGagctaacttcctgtttaacATCCCCCAGAGGTCTATGTTCaccaaatgatgatgtcatgaatctatgtaccaagtttggttaaatatgttaaaggcttgcagagaaattgacttacttcctgtttggtgacctcaacgtcatgtttgattggctgtcacagccaagtgcctttgaatttcaagatgttgaatgtattcgtgtggcatggtctgaagatcatctaaacgatgttttgagaagattacacaaaatgtgtgacaagaccAGCCTTTAAAAgattatggatcaaatcaaagatggcagaaaatcaaataggatgtccaactttgtccggttggtggcgctagagctctcgagcttgcgttgcttacacagtatcaccacttgaacccaagtaacgggtggtctgctgttaaattattacaatattggggaattattacattatcaggacctgtgaaatgaaggctaacctgataatgtaataacctcccgttaatgtaatactttattacattattggtaaaaagtgtattacattattgggaaatgcaccttaatacattatcgggaagttattacattatcaggttttattacattatcaggttctacaagcCTGTTCTGAGAGAaaagcatatacagtatgtcctcaCCAATGTGTCTAAGGTTATGACAGTGACTAAACATTTGTACATGGAACCACGACAAACAGAAAAGTTgcattttgtctcttttccaATTGTACCATGCACGTGTTTATCCTTTTATCAGGAAACAGTgttatgtcatccaaattattattattattattattttaatcatctATACTTCAGTATAAAGAAGCTGagaagtatttatttaaaactctGGACACTacaaatattatacattttactttcactgtAATTGAATGAGTCATTGATAGAAACACGCCTTTGAAACCCCAGACCATGTTGAAACAGTGTTGGCGATgataagtgagtgtgtgaatgtgttatttttgaccaTCTTTAAATTCACTGTATGGACAGTAGTATTTGGTCACACCTGTATTGAATCCAGGTGTTTATTTATAACAATGTTATTCttccaacagtttgaggaagatccttttctttttcaacatgACTGTGTTAGAACTAGAAAGACATGGTCTGATGAACTTGACTGTCCCGCACAGAGTGCTcgacagaatgaatggacacaaatagaaacactttcaagaagtgtggaagctgatATAGCCGTAAAAGGGGGAACAACTCTATATTAAAGTACtagtatatgtatttaaatgctGATGTAAGGGTCAGgctacttttgtccatatagtgtatgaTAACGGAAAAATGAGGGGAAGAATTGAACCTTACAGGCTTTCAAATTTCAAAGCATACGTGCACACAGTGTCAGACATGTAGCCACATGTTACCCATGAACCACCAACTCACCAAACGTCTGCATCTCCCACAGCACGATGCCGAACGCCCACACGTCTCCCTTGAAGCTGTAGTAGTTGTTCTTGAAGTACTCGGGTGGATACCAGCGCAGTGGCACTCGCTGCTGgaaacgtcacacacacacacacacacacacacacacacacagtggaaaatGTGACTTTGAGCTGGAAGCCACACCTCAGGTCAACAGAGATACGAGGTCATGAGAGGCAGGGATCACACTGGACAGGTTCACGTTCACGTTCACGTTCACGCTCACGTTCACGCTCACGCTCGTGTTCACCCCTGTGGTCGACTGAGGGAAAACCTGCCTACGCCGGGGGGAACATGCTAAATCCCCACAGGCAGTTAAGCACAAGGTTTGGGTGGAAATTATAATGAACCACAGTCTCATGTTAATGACACATCACAGTTGGTCTTCTCATCAAGGCCACGTCTTTGTGGAACTGCGGCTTCCTGTGTAGAGATAGTGTGTGGAGATTATGtccccccaacacacacgcatacacacacaggtttgtgtagctattcttgttaggacaagtcgtttttatatcttagtgaggacacctcatagATATAATGTATTCCCtagtcccttaccctaaccataaccatcacaactaacccttaccctaatcctaacctaaagctaattctaaccctaaccctaaaaccaggtcttaaccctgaaaaatccctttaaaatTGTCCACAAGGTAATCATAAAGATAGGTTAGTACGATGTTTGGACCTCACAAGGATataaataccacacacacattgactgtCAAACAGTTCTTATTCTATTTGCATCAATGGAGAGTTTGATTCATACAGTGAATAAATTCTGTGGTTTTCAGAACGTGCTTCAAAGCAGACTGATTCACAGTTTCACTATGTTCAGTTATatcaaatgtaatatttcaaaataaaaggttgtgATTGATTTGAATCTTAGTAGAAGTGaaccagtgctgctgctgtatggaCGTGTCGCTCCTCGTCTTACGTGTGGGTTTCTCCAGCGGCTGCTGTGGCGACTGGTCAGTCGTGATAAATCCCGAGCCAGGCCGAACTCTGCCACTTTCACTTCCCAGGGAAACCTATTGACCATGATGTTCCTCAGAGCCAAGTCACAGTGAACTATCTGCAGGAGAAGACGCGCCGACACTGATGATCAGATGATAAGTGCAGTCAGGGGGCACACGGATGctgagactgtgtctgtctgtgatgtTGTTACCATTTTGGAGCGCAGGTGCTGCATAGCCAGAGCGATGTGGTAAGAGGCGATGGTGAGGAGGCTCTGCAGTTCAGGATCTGCACTCAGGAGGCTTTTGTTGGTCTGCAGGAAGGTCCTGAGTGTGCCATAGCTCACATACTCCATGATCAGGATGTAAGGCTCTGCACAAAGTGAACACATCTTTAAAGAAAAGGAAGTAGCCAGTAGGAAGAAGCAGTCGGTGCAGACTGTACACGGCTCTCACCCTCAGTCGTGCTCCAGTCCAGTAACTGCAGGATGTTCTTATGGTGCATCAGTTTCCTCATGATGGAAACTTCTACTTCCACCTGCTTGAGACGGACGCCTCAAAAGGAAAGACACAGAAATTAAACCCAAACTAAAATTGACACATTCTGTCTTTTAAGAAATAGAAAGACAACTGGTTGCTGTGGTTACCTGCACCTGCCCTAATGCATGACACCTGCATCTTGTTGTCTCCTCCCCCTTAAGTGGGACAAAAAGGTAGGTAAAGGacagccttgtgtgtgtgtgtctaacctTCTTTGCTGATTTTGCATGTGAACATGTTGTGGCCTTTACACGTCCCTCTGGTCATCCTGGCCTGGTAGAAGACGCCTTCTTTCCCTGCTTTGATCAGCTGCAGCAGGTTCAGATCCAACTTTGTGAATCGAGGACCCTTGGACAGACGACATGAGACATTCATCAGAGGTGGATGACTGCAGGACACTGAGAAGACATCACTAAACACCAAATACTGCAACGTCCCTGAGCTGCATGGAAATGAGAGGGTGAAGATTGTATCAAACCAAGGACTCTCTCTCATACATACTGGATCTTTAAATCTTCTCTCATAATTTCAGTTGTGGATTAATCATATATATCAGACAGCTGCAGCACTTGTACCTGATGCAGGCCTTTCCATCGCTTCTTGGATGAAGACCTAACTATGCTGCTATTATGTAGAAGAGTCTGAGGCtgaagctcctcctcttcctcccccactGGCCTTGCAGACGTGATGGAAGCTTCTTGCCGAGATACGGGTTGCAACGGCATCTTGGTCGCCCGCAGCTCCCGAATGGTACAGGTCAAAGAACGATATCTATAAGGGAAAATTGGACTTTGAACAGAATCCAgaacagttcagttcagttcagtgcaGAGTATAAGGTAAGGTGATTCAGAGTGTCCAACTAACCTCtgcatgaaaatgtaaacactaCACAGTTCTGCAGGTTAAACAGAACACAACTGGTTTATCTATgtgaatcaaacctctagtacttttattgggtttattgtTGAGATTgaggttatttattattacttatgtTATGTTCATGCGTGTCTGACACACTAACTGTATTacacacattttgcacttcaggcTAATTTCTTGTAAAcctcatacatttttaaaatgacatattttgtttggtttttatgacacaatacttattatgacctttttgcatcttgcacctggcaaatactccatattacataaaataaaataaaaactaatacatcttaactaaaactaagcatttaaaaaataataataataataaaactcattttaaaaacaaaaagtctatactaaataaaaaacgaatgaaaaatcccaaactaacGTCATATTGCTAAAATCAATGCACATCGCATGTCCACATTTAGCTGCTCCtgctaacaataacaataaatactaTTGGACCAaatagaaaacataaaataaagagtgTTTTTAGCTTTGCATGCTCAATATTCACTGACTAGTGttgtgagaaaataaaacaaacaatgatgAATAGAGCCACTCCAAATGTGAGTCACCCATGAGAACATGATTcacatgaaactgaaaatgtcttttcaaaaccCTGGACCAcacaaaacactgatcaacagaaCCTACCACACTGTTCTGAGATCaacatgtttctgttcatcaaaCAAGGAGAAATATCACAGTTCTGGGGGAGGAGGGAAGTTATTACAGTGTGTTTCATGTACGAAAAAGTCTGGCAACATGAATTAACTCCGGCTGTGTCGGTTCTTATAAATGCAGCAAAGGTGAGAACAAGAGACCTGAgcgagagacaaagacagagagagagcgagagagagagtgaccaCAAGTATCGAGCCGGTTTGGAGTCTGGCTGTAGATTTGCTGTGGTGAGTTTCTTCAGAAATTCACTGTGTCATTTTCACAGAAGAGAAAAACCACACGTGTCACGAATAACATTAACAGTGACTGCATTCCATTTCTCTTTACCCAAGCACTGTGCACGCACACTTAATGGTGCGCTGTCAAAGGACACTTAGTTACAGCTGTTACAGCTGTGCTgttacatatgtgtgtatatatatatacatatatgtatacatatatatcatatatatatatgtatatatatatacatatatacatatatgtgtgtatatatatacatacatatgtaaaaGCACAGCTGTAACAGCTGTAACTTAGTGTCCTGTCACACCTTTCAcatacagtgccttgtgaaagtatccggcccccttgaacttttcaaccttttgccacatttgaggcttcaaacataaagatataaaattgaaattttttgtcaagaatcaacaacaagtgggacacaatcATGAAGTGGAACGAAATTCATTGGATAATtaatacttttttaacaaataaaaaactgaaaagtggggcgtgcaatattattcggccccTTTACTTTCAGTGCAGCAAACTCACTCCAGAAGTTCAGTGAGGATCTCTGAATGATccaatgttgtcctaaatgactgatgatgataaatagaatccacctgtgtgtaatcaggTCTCTGTATAAATGCACCTGCTCTGTGATAGTCTCAGGATTCTGTTTAAAGCGCAGAGAGCATCATGAAGACCAAGGAACACACAAGGCAGGTCCGAGATACTGTTGTGGAGAAGTTTAAAGCTGGATTTGGATACAAAAAGATTTCCCAAGCTTTAAACATTGCAAGGAGCACTGTGCAAGCAATCATATTGAAATGGAAGGAGTATCACACCACTGCAAATCTACCAAGACCCGGCCGTCCCTCCAAACTTTCATCTCAAACAAGGAGAAGACTGATCAGAGATGCAGCCAAGAGGCCCATGATCACT encodes:
- the si:ch211-167j9.5 gene encoding tyrosine kinase receptor Cad96Ca isoform X1, which produces MTCGNLTHIWGLNGRALESLVSCLTAALSVTVLTFTLLGILCFRRYRSLTCTIRELRATKMPLQPVSRQEASITSARPVGEEEEELQPQTLLHNSSIVRSSSKKRWKGLHQGPRFTKLDLNLLQLIKAGKEGVFYQARMTRGTCKGHNMFTCKISKEGVRLKQVEVEVSIMRKLMHHKNILQLLDWSTTEEPYILIMEYVSYGTLRTFLQTNKSLLSADPELQSLLTIASYHIALAMQHLRSKMIVHCDLALRNIMVNRFPWEVKVAEFGLARDLSRLTSRHSSRWRNPHQRVPLRWYPPEYFKNNYYSFKGDVWAFGIVLWEMQTFGTLPYPHLETSEAVVYHICIGHKNTNPEGCRPEILHIIQDSWLEPYTLRPSFSDIIRMLEDIIENDADYVDVESPQLLVTDEAEYHEAKYLRAASITVDDLNTI
- the si:ch211-167j9.5 gene encoding tyrosine kinase receptor Cad96Ca isoform X2, which codes for MTCGNLTHIWGLNGRALESLVSCLTAALSVTVLTFTLLGILCFRRYRSLTCTIRELRATKMPLQPVSRQEASITSARPVGEEEEELQPQTLLHNSSIVRSSSKKRWKGLHQGPRFTKLDLNLLQLIKAGKEGVFYQARMTRGTCKGHNMFTCKISKEGVRLKQVEVEVSIMRKLMHHKNILQLLDWSTTEEPYILIMEYVSYGTLRTFLQTNKSLLSADPELQSLLTIASYHIALAMQHLRSKMIVHCDLALRNIMVNRFPWEVKVAEFGLARDLSRLTSRHSSRWRNPHRVPLRWYPPEYFKNNYYSFKGDVWAFGIVLWEMQTFGTLPYPHLETSEAVVYHICIGHKNTNPEGCRPEILHIIQDSWLEPYTLRPSFSDIIRMLEDIIENDADYVDVESPQLLVTDEAEYHEAKYLRAASITVDDLNTI